In Harpia harpyja isolate bHarHar1 chromosome 18, bHarHar1 primary haplotype, whole genome shotgun sequence, a single genomic region encodes these proteins:
- the LOC128153841 gene encoding transforming growth factor beta activator LRRC32-like, with protein MLLFEHRMAERGCLLLWLLPSVLRAQSSGETRPRSMPCQQSPTKVSCKGVGLRKFPKELGQGVKYLELSNNFIQNLSGTYMPGFGQLEYLDVCFNQLEAVSDTTLAQLPQLRFLLLGSNHLHRNYLANGRAFHLLRNIEVLDLSANNLESHMAGWYISNLTRLRMLDLSGNKMTSLLMDIFWSTPRLRELDLSNNYIMEIEKGAFEALEELEVVNLALNSLHCISGFSLTQLRVLNLSHNALELFVSEEAAEPYLLQVLDLSHNRLLYFPELPKAHYLTHLNLSNNLIASLLPGSRHPGEFVLHYKEMARFNRTSRTAAGLTHVAELDLSNNRLQLFPFTFFHSLGSLHSLSLATNCLQDVAGESLADGTDPSDRSSSPPEHANLSLRSLDLHGNAIHVLPRWFFDSLPQLETIDLGSNNLQPCESQGRDRGGNSGGGSHVPAPGGTCTPFYNVPRLKHLSLCNNNITRLHPYAFNRTSLLSLDLSGNKDLFVPKEALGGLEFSLQKLSLRGNQMDNSKTELPCLDTLKVLDLSGNHLSLLPTGLLCSPLESLDVRNNNLLMLEKLALVSWSHSLKDVSVAGNPFSCCSLAWLDVLQAAGVGVRDLDEALCTYWDESRNFSAKISSSPWWLCPHPTGTSSLALLVVVMSLFFLSSGACCLLKKGQKSPERVGLQSNRVGVLPHHPKREEPAEAKPADSITKV; from the exons ATGCTCTTGTTTGAACATCGGATGGCTGAAAGAGGATGcttgctgctctggctgctcccaTCTGTTCTCAGAGCCCAATCTAGTGGGGAGACGAGGCCCAGGTCCATGCCGTGCCAGCAG AGCCCCACGAAGGTGTCTTGCAAAGGAGTTGGCCTGCGCAAGTTTCCAAAGGAGCTCGGCCAAGGAGTTAAGTACCTCGAGCTCTCCAACAACTTCATCCAAAACCTCTCAGGCACCTACATGCCAGGGTTTGGGCAGCTTGAATACCTGGATGTGTGCTTCAACCAGCTGGAAGCCGTGTCAGACACGACCCTggctcagctgccccagctgcgcTTTCTCCTCCTGGGATCGAACCACCTGCACCGCAATTACCTCGCTAATGGGCGAGCCTTTCATCTGCTCAGGAATATAGAGGTCCTGGACCTGTCGGCAAATAATCTGGAGAGCCACATGGCAGGCTGGTACATCAGCAACCTCACCAGGCTGAGGATGCTGGATCTCTCCGGGAACAAGATGACCAGCCTGCTGATGGATATCTTCTGGAGCACGCCACGGCTGCGCGAGCTCGACCTCAGCAACAACTACATCATGGAAATCGAGAAGGGAGCTTTTGAGGCTCTGGAAGAGCTGGAGGTGGTGAACTTGGCTTTGAATTCCCTCCACTGTATCTCTGGCTTCAGCCTCACGCAGCTGCGAGTTTTAAATCTCAGCCACAATGCCCTGGAGCTCTTCGTCTCGGAGGAGGCAGCGGAGCCCTACCTGCTTCAAGTGCTCGACTTGAGCCATAACAGACTCCTTTATTTTCCAGAGCTCCCCAAAGCCCATTATCTCACACACTTAAACCTCTCCAACAACCTTATTGCTTCCCTGCTCCCAGGCTCACGCCATCCGGGGGAGTTTGTACTGCACTACAAGGAGATGGCGAGGTTTAATAGGACTTCGCGTACCGCGGCCGGTCTGACACATGTAGCTGAATTGGATCTCAGCAATAACCGGCTGCAGCTGTTCCCATTTACCTTCTTCCACAGCCTGGGCTCTCTGCACAGCCTCAGCCTGGCTACGAACTGTCTCCAGGACGTAGCTGGGGAGTCGCTCGCCGACGGCACGGACCCCAGCGACCGCTCGTCTTCGCCGCCGGAGCACGCCAACCTCTCCTTGCGCTCGCTGGACCTCCATGGCAATGCCATCCACGTGCTGCCACGCTGGTTTTTCGATTCTCTGCCTCAGCTGGAAACGATCGATCTGGGCTCCAACAATCTCCAGCCCTGCGAGAGCCAGGGGAGAGATCGGGGAGGGAATTCGGGAGGGGGGTCTCATGTGCCAGCCCCGGGAGGCACCTGCACCCCCTTCTACAACGTGCCTCGCTTGAAGCATCTGAGTCTTTGCAATAACAACATCACCAGGCTGCACCCCTACGCCTTCAACCGGACCTCGCTGCTCTCCCTAGACCTGTCGGGGAACAAGGACTTGTTCGTGCCTAAGGAAGCCctgggggggttggagttctccCTGCAGAAACTCTCTCTGAGGGGCAACCAGATGGACAACAGCAAGACAGAGCTCCCCTGCCTGGACACACTCAAAGTCTTGGACCTCTCGGGCAATCATTTGAGCCTTTTGCCCACAGGTCTTCTCTGCTCCCCGCTGGAAAGCCTGGACGTTCGCAATAACAACCTGCTGATGTTGGAAAAGCTGGCACTCGTGAGCTGGTCCCACAGCCTGAAGGACGTGTCCGTCGCTGGAAACCCCTTCAGCTGTTGCTCGCTGGCCTGGCTGGACGTGCTGCAGGCAGCCGGCGTGGGCGTGCGGGACCTGGACGAAGCCCTCTGCACCTACTGGGACGAGAGCAGGAACTTCTCAGCCAAAATATCCAGCAGTCCTTGGTGGCTTTGTCCGCATCCCACGGGCACCAGCTCGCTGGCTCTGCTCGTGGTCGTGATGagccttttctttctcagctcCGGGGCTTGCTGCCTTCTGAAGAAAGGACAGAAGTCGCCGGAGCGTGTGGGACTCCAGAGCAACAGGGTGGGGGTCTTACCCCACCACCCCAAAAGAGAGGAGCCAGCCGAGGCGAAGCCAGCAGACAGCATCACCAAAGTGTAG